The Flammeovirgaceae bacterium genome contains a region encoding:
- a CDS encoding biopolymer transporter ExbD — protein MNRARLTPPINSGSLADIAFLLISFFLLTTVIKNEKGIAILLPSYLPTDPLPVHERNILRIQINSQNQFMVENQHRPSLYGLKEEIKQFILNYGVIPNASENPEKAIVSLRADRGTRYGIVILALDEIQSAYYEIYAQRAGISPEQFRNLDLTIPADRLLYEKGKQGIPMNISIAEPTAVK, from the coding sequence ATGAACCGGGCACGTTTAACTCCGCCAATCAATTCAGGATCCCTGGCCGATATCGCTTTCCTGCTGATATCATTCTTCCTGTTAACCACTGTAATTAAAAATGAAAAAGGCATTGCTATACTTTTACCATCGTATTTACCAACCGATCCGCTTCCTGTTCATGAACGAAATATTTTGAGAATACAAATCAATTCACAGAATCAGTTCATGGTAGAAAATCAACACCGACCAAGCCTGTACGGATTAAAAGAAGAGATTAAACAATTCATACTGAATTATGGTGTTATTCCAAATGCCTCCGAAAATCCGGAAAAAGCCATCGTATCACTCCGGGCCGATCGGGGTACCCGTTATGGTATAGTTATTCTGGCGCTGGACGAGATCCAGTCGGCATACTATGAAATTTATGCTCAACGGGCAGGCATTTCACCCGAACAATTTAGAAACCTTGATTTAACGATACCGGCCGACCGGCTGCTTTACGAAAAGGGTAAGCAAGGAATTCCGATGAATATTTCCATCGCAGAGCCAACGGCTGTAAAATAA
- a CDS encoding single-stranded DNA-binding protein — protein sequence MKSLRNSVQLIGRLGKDPEVKTFGDKTRASFSIATSDSYKNQKGEKVQDTQWHNVVIWGKLAGIAEKYLKKGNEVAIEGKLVHRVYETSAGEKRYITEINVNDLVMLGGKQA from the coding sequence ATGAAAAGTTTAAGAAACAGCGTGCAGTTAATCGGTCGGTTAGGCAAAGACCCGGAAGTGAAAACGTTTGGCGACAAGACGCGGGCCTCATTCTCCATTGCTACTTCAGATTCGTACAAAAATCAAAAAGGTGAAAAGGTGCAGGATACGCAGTGGCACAACGTGGTCATCTGGGGTAAACTGGCGGGCATAGCCGAGAAATACCTGAAGAAAGGAAACGAAGTGGCCATTGAAGGTAAACTGGTACACCGCGTGTACGAAACCAGTGCCGGTGAAAAGCGCTACATCACCGAAATCAACGTGAATGACCTGGTGATGCTGGGTGGTAAGCAGGCCTGA
- a CDS encoding FAD-dependent oxidoreductase, with protein sequence MAQVGIIGGGIIGLSSAYYLMRAGHQVIVIDQSDLKDGCSFGNAGMIVPSHIIPLAAPGMISKGIRWMFNSTSPFYVRPRLSGNLLKWGWQFYRHSTKDHVERAAPALKELSLLSKAMYQQLAKELPFDFGFHERGLLMLYQTKETGHEEIEAATFANKLGIEARVLSAAEVQELEPDMRVSVRGGVYYPGDAHITPQALVSQWIPYLIANGVAFHTLTEVQDFTIGADKIKSVITNKGHFDFDEVVIATGSWSGLLVSKLGITLPMQAGKGYSFTLNNIAKNSRIPSIFLEARVAVTPMGSSLRFGGTMEITGVDHSINMNRVKGIVNAIPRYYPDIKINMPDAKDVWHGLRPCSPDGLPYIGRSRSFSNLVIATGHSMMGLSLGPGTGKLVGEIVNRERPSVSLNQFDPERFGW encoded by the coding sequence ATGGCTCAGGTAGGAATTATCGGAGGAGGAATTATCGGACTGAGTTCGGCTTACTATTTAATGCGGGCAGGCCACCAGGTTATCGTTATTGATCAAAGCGATTTAAAAGACGGCTGCTCCTTTGGCAATGCCGGCATGATTGTGCCCAGCCACATTATTCCACTGGCCGCACCGGGCATGATTAGCAAAGGTATCCGCTGGATGTTCAACTCAACCAGTCCGTTTTATGTAAGGCCACGCCTGAGCGGTAACCTGTTAAAATGGGGCTGGCAGTTTTACCGGCATTCAACCAAAGATCATGTTGAGCGTGCTGCCCCGGCTTTGAAAGAACTTAGCCTGCTCAGCAAAGCCATGTACCAGCAACTGGCTAAAGAGCTTCCGTTTGATTTTGGATTCCATGAGCGGGGTTTGCTGATGCTCTACCAAACAAAAGAAACCGGGCACGAAGAAATTGAAGCGGCAACTTTTGCCAATAAGCTCGGTATTGAGGCGCGTGTGCTTTCGGCAGCTGAAGTGCAGGAACTTGAACCCGATATGCGGGTGAGTGTAAGAGGAGGAGTTTATTATCCGGGCGATGCCCACATCACTCCGCAGGCGTTGGTAAGCCAGTGGATTCCTTATTTAATAGCTAATGGTGTTGCTTTCCATACATTAACCGAGGTGCAGGATTTTACGATTGGAGCAGACAAGATAAAATCGGTAATAACAAATAAAGGCCATTTCGATTTTGATGAAGTGGTTATTGCCACAGGTTCATGGTCAGGGTTGCTTGTTTCCAAACTGGGCATTACCCTGCCGATGCAGGCCGGCAAGGGATACAGTTTTACCCTAAACAACATAGCAAAGAATTCGCGCATACCTTCCATCTTTCTGGAAGCGCGTGTAGCCGTAACGCCAATGGGCAGTTCGCTGCGCTTTGGCGGTACCATGGAGATAACCGGTGTAGATCACTCTATAAATATGAATCGGGTAAAAGGAATCGTGAACGCCATTCCCCGGTATTATCCTGATATAAAAATTAATATGCCTGATGCGAAGGACGTGTGGCATGGGCTTCGTCCCTGCTCGCCTGATGGCCTGCCGTACATCGGCCGATCTAGAAGTTTCTCCAACCTGGTCATTGCTACGGGTCACTCCATGATGGGATTGAGTTTAGGGCCGGGCACCGGTAAGTTGGTGGGCGAGATAGTTAACCGGGAAAGACCATCCGTTTCCCTGAATCAATTTGATCCGGAACGTTTTGGCTGGTAG
- a CDS encoding Txe/YoeB family addiction module toxin encodes MRKIVFSREALMQLDEWKATQPQIAIRIVALITGISENPFAGIGKPEPLKHSLKGKWSRRITREHRLVYEVTDSEIRIISCKFHYD; translated from the coding sequence ATGAGAAAGATTGTATTCAGCAGGGAAGCGCTGATGCAATTAGATGAATGGAAGGCGACTCAGCCACAGATTGCTATTCGAATTGTTGCCTTGATTACCGGAATTTCTGAGAATCCATTTGCAGGAATTGGTAAACCCGAACCTTTAAAACACTCTTTAAAAGGAAAATGGTCAAGGCGAATAACCCGTGAACACCGACTGGTTTATGAAGTAACCGATTCGGAAATCCGGATAATCTCCTGCAAATTTCATTACGATTAG
- a CDS encoding 4-hydroxyproline epimerase, which produces MNIFKCIDAHTCGNPVRVVAEGGPQLQGANMSEKRQHFMREYDWIRKGLMFEPRGHDMMSGSILYLPSDPANDAGILFIETSGCLPMCGHGTIGTVTVAIEHGLVKPKTPGVLNLEVPAGLVRVEYKQEGKKVKSVKIRNVKAYLAAENLKAECPGLGELTVDVSYGGNFYAIVDVQKNFPGLEHFTADQLISWSRVLRKNINANYTFVHPENSTINGCSHILWTGQPIDPGATARNAVFYGDKAIDRSPCGTGTSARMAQWYAKGKLKKGEAFIHESIIGSTFIGRIEEETELSGKPAIIPSVEGWARVYGFNTITIVPEDDPYAYGFQVI; this is translated from the coding sequence ATGAACATTTTCAAATGCATTGATGCGCACACGTGTGGTAACCCCGTTCGGGTAGTTGCCGAAGGCGGCCCGCAACTTCAAGGTGCCAACATGAGTGAAAAGCGGCAGCATTTTATGCGAGAATATGACTGGATTCGTAAAGGGCTGATGTTTGAACCGCGTGGCCATGATATGATGAGCGGCAGCATTTTATACCTACCATCCGATCCGGCCAACGATGCTGGTATTTTATTTATCGAAACCAGCGGCTGTCTGCCCATGTGCGGGCATGGCACCATCGGTACGGTAACGGTTGCCATTGAACACGGCCTGGTAAAGCCAAAAACTCCGGGTGTGCTTAACCTGGAAGTGCCTGCCGGACTCGTTCGCGTGGAATACAAACAGGAGGGCAAAAAAGTGAAGTCGGTAAAAATCAGAAATGTAAAAGCCTACCTGGCTGCCGAAAATTTAAAGGCCGAATGCCCGGGCCTGGGCGAACTTACCGTGGACGTTTCCTATGGCGGAAATTTTTATGCCATTGTGGATGTACAGAAAAATTTTCCGGGGCTTGAGCACTTCACGGCCGACCAGCTGATTAGCTGGAGCCGTGTGTTGCGGAAAAACATCAATGCCAACTATACCTTCGTGCATCCGGAAAACTCCACCATCAACGGGTGCAGCCACATCCTTTGGACAGGCCAACCGATTGACCCTGGCGCTACGGCACGTAACGCAGTATTTTATGGTGATAAGGCAATCGATCGTTCACCCTGTGGTACCGGTACATCGGCACGTATGGCACAGTGGTATGCCAAAGGAAAACTGAAAAAAGGCGAAGCCTTCATTCATGAAAGCATCATCGGCTCAACGTTTATCGGCAGAATAGAAGAAGAGACAGAACTAAGCGGTAAGCCGGCCATCATACCCAGTGTTGAAGGCTGGGCAAGGGTGTACGGTTTCAACACAATAACCATCGTCCCGGAAGATGATCCGTATGCGTATGGGTTTCAGGTAATTTGA
- a CDS encoding aldehyde dehydrogenase (NADP(+)), with translation MTFTDTTPEDLSKTMQESHLAFLSYKNFSGKKKAGFLRAIADEIEALGNTLVQTAMRETNLPEARIINERSRTTWHCRMFADLVEEGSWIEARIDTALPNRMPAPKPDIRKMLVPIGPVVVFGAANFPLAYSTAGGDTASALAAGCTVVVKAHPAHAETSTLVASAIQKAMEKTGMPKGVFQHVYGAGFDVGQALVKHPLTKAVGFTGSFAGGKALFDLANQRPEPIPVFAEMSSINPVMLLPETLSRDAETTANKLAASITLGVGQFCTNPGLIIAIEGDGLNRFIQSLSSEIGKVLPGTMLHQGIADNYHKKLKETLAQKGVTVEGQAADAGGKEQGRPLVASAPGEEFIKNPALAEEVFGPFSLIIRCRTIDELHAVVNRIRGQLTTTVIADEPELIKHRNLLNILAEKAGRIIMNGVPTGVEVCPSMMHGGPFPATTDSRFTAVGTDAIKRFARPVAFQNFADALLPEELKNSNPLGIWRLVDGKWEK, from the coding sequence ATGACGTTTACTGACACCACACCGGAAGACCTGAGCAAAACGATGCAGGAATCTCACCTGGCGTTTTTGTCGTACAAGAATTTTTCAGGCAAGAAAAAGGCCGGGTTTCTGCGGGCCATTGCCGATGAAATAGAAGCTCTGGGTAATACCTTGGTGCAAACCGCCATGCGCGAAACCAACCTGCCCGAAGCCCGCATTATCAATGAGCGCAGCCGCACCACCTGGCATTGCCGCATGTTTGCCGATTTGGTTGAAGAAGGCTCGTGGATTGAAGCACGGATTGACACCGCCCTACCCAACCGCATGCCGGCACCTAAGCCCGATATACGCAAAATGCTTGTGCCCATCGGACCAGTGGTAGTTTTTGGAGCTGCAAACTTTCCGCTAGCCTATTCAACTGCCGGTGGTGACACGGCATCAGCTCTTGCCGCCGGGTGTACTGTAGTGGTAAAGGCACATCCTGCACACGCGGAAACATCAACCCTGGTGGCATCGGCCATTCAAAAAGCCATGGAAAAAACCGGCATGCCCAAAGGTGTTTTTCAGCATGTGTACGGGGCCGGTTTTGACGTTGGGCAAGCGTTGGTAAAACACCCGCTTACAAAAGCCGTAGGCTTTACAGGTTCTTTTGCCGGAGGTAAAGCACTTTTTGATCTGGCTAATCAACGTCCTGAACCGATACCGGTTTTTGCTGAAATGAGCAGCATCAACCCGGTTATGCTTTTGCCTGAAACACTTTCGCGCGATGCGGAAACAACGGCTAATAAATTAGCGGCCTCCATCACGCTGGGTGTTGGGCAGTTTTGCACGAATCCTGGACTAATCATAGCTATAGAAGGCGATGGATTGAATCGGTTCATACAAAGTCTTTCGTCTGAAATCGGGAAGGTTCTGCCGGGGACAATGCTGCACCAGGGTATTGCCGATAATTACCATAAGAAATTAAAAGAGACTCTAGCACAGAAGGGCGTTACTGTTGAAGGACAAGCGGCAGATGCTGGCGGCAAAGAACAAGGCCGCCCCCTGGTAGCTTCGGCACCGGGCGAAGAGTTTATTAAAAACCCGGCTCTGGCCGAAGAGGTTTTCGGACCGTTTTCGTTAATCATCCGTTGCAGAACTATTGATGAACTTCATGCCGTGGTGAACCGCATCCGGGGTCAGTTAACTACTACAGTTATTGCCGATGAACCGGAGCTGATAAAACATCGAAACTTGCTCAACATCCTAGCGGAGAAAGCAGGACGAATTATTATGAATGGTGTGCCGACAGGCGTAGAGGTTTGTCCTTCGATGATGCATGGCGGACCCTTCCCTGCCACAACCGATTCGCGCTTCACCGCAGTGGGTACCGATGCCATTAAGCGATTTGCAAGGCCGGTGGCTTTTCAGAATTTTGCCGATGCCCTGTTGCCCGAAGAATTGAAAAACAGCAATCCCCTGGGTATATGGCGATTGGTTGACGGAAAGTGGGAAAAATGA
- a CDS encoding dihydrodipicolinate synthase family protein produces MISWNGVYPALTTKFTAEDKLDFVLFEKNLKAQLTAGVEGVILGGTLGEASVLNNEEKLALLKFTVEKVAGKVPVVINIAEGSTREAVKQAAEAEKNGAKGLMMLPPMRYKSDHRETVAFFKAVADSTSLPIMVYNNPVDYKVEVTIDMFAELAAIKNVQAVKESTRDVSNVTRMINRFGDRFKILCGVDTLAMEELVLGAHGWVAGLVCAFPEETVAVYKLTKAGKTDEALKIYRWFLPLLELDIHPKLVQYIKLAEQEVGLGSEQVRAPRLPLVGEERERVLKIIRAGINSRPKL; encoded by the coding sequence ATGATTTCATGGAATGGTGTTTACCCGGCATTAACCACCAAGTTTACAGCTGAGGACAAGCTTGATTTTGTTCTTTTTGAAAAAAACCTGAAGGCCCAACTTACTGCTGGCGTTGAGGGCGTAATCCTTGGGGGTACGTTGGGAGAAGCGAGTGTACTGAACAATGAAGAAAAATTAGCGCTGCTAAAATTTACTGTTGAAAAAGTTGCCGGAAAGGTTCCGGTGGTGATAAACATTGCCGAAGGGAGCACACGCGAAGCGGTAAAGCAGGCAGCCGAAGCGGAAAAAAACGGTGCTAAGGGATTAATGATGCTGCCCCCCATGCGGTACAAGTCTGACCACCGCGAAACAGTAGCCTTTTTCAAGGCGGTAGCCGATTCAACCTCATTGCCAATCATGGTATATAACAACCCGGTTGATTACAAAGTTGAAGTAACCATTGATATGTTTGCTGAACTGGCTGCCATTAAAAACGTACAGGCCGTAAAAGAATCTACCCGCGATGTATCGAATGTTACACGCATGATTAACCGCTTTGGCGATCGGTTTAAAATCTTGTGCGGTGTCGATACCCTGGCTATGGAAGAGTTGGTACTCGGAGCACATGGCTGGGTAGCCGGACTTGTTTGTGCTTTTCCTGAAGAGACTGTTGCTGTGTATAAACTCACCAAGGCAGGAAAGACAGATGAGGCGTTGAAAATTTATCGGTGGTTCCTGCCTTTACTTGAATTAGACATCCACCCGAAGCTAGTGCAGTACATTAAACTGGCTGAACAGGAGGTGGGTTTAGGTTCGGAGCAGGTACGCGCACCGCGCCTGCCACTGGTTGGTGAAGAACGCGAACGGGTTTTAAAAATTATCCGTGCCGGAATCAATAGCCGCCCGAAATTGTAA
- a CDS encoding helix-turn-helix domain-containing protein, whose product MSTPRKIQTLKFYSSEKLETVKGFKASDGQRYAISNFGRVVAFWNTHDNGYFMKHSYIKQYPGIQLRKNGKSYGFLVHRLVAEYFCERPSAAHKFVIHLDHKKENNYYRNLKWVTRDEKHAHMVKDPNYIQSKAEYSGRGQKLTTERVKLIKRKLAEGKTRMKIIAKQFGISEMQLYRIKSGKNWGHVKG is encoded by the coding sequence ATGAGTACGCCCCGGAAAATTCAGACGCTTAAATTTTATTCTTCAGAAAAACTGGAAACCGTTAAAGGCTTTAAAGCAAGTGATGGGCAACGGTACGCCATCTCGAATTTCGGCCGGGTGGTAGCCTTTTGGAACACCCATGATAACGGGTACTTTATGAAACACAGCTACATTAAACAATACCCGGGTATTCAATTGCGCAAAAACGGAAAGAGTTACGGGTTTTTGGTGCACCGCCTGGTAGCTGAATACTTTTGCGAGCGGCCCAGTGCGGCCCATAAGTTTGTTATCCATCTTGACCATAAGAAAGAAAACAACTATTACCGTAACCTCAAGTGGGTTACGCGCGATGAAAAACACGCCCACATGGTGAAAGATCCGAACTACATTCAATCGAAGGCTGAGTATTCGGGTCGCGGACAAAAACTTACTACCGAGCGTGTGAAGCTCATTAAGCGCAAGTTGGCTGAAGGAAAAACAAGAATGAAAATCATTGCCAAGCAATTTGGCATTTCGGAGATGCAACTCTATCGGATTAAATCCGGAAAGAACTGGGGGCATGTGAAAGGGTAA
- a CDS encoding beta-lactamase family protein: MLRFTFLILIVLMALPARAQVFVQAKPETVGFSAERLKRIDAMVNDLVAKQGIPGAVVLLVRNGKIVYHQAFGYSDTEAKKAMQKDNIFRIASQTKAITSLAVMMLWEEGKFLLDDPVSKYIPEFKNPKVLKTFNPADSSFVSEPANKEITIRQLLTHTSGIDYAAIGSKEFKAIYAKAGVPSGIGNDKEVLADKMKILGGLPLKHAPGERFTYGLNTDVLGYLVEIWSGMPFDEFLRKRIFEPLGMNDTWFYLPAEKHARLVPLYSGRDGKLQKATTNMYDKVNPDYPKLKGSYFSGGAGLSSTVEDYAKFLQLFLNYGQLNGVRLISRKTVELMLTNQVAAINASPVGLGFGLETTSNDHSSVVSLGTFSWAGAFNTHYWADPKEKLIGLIFTNIYETAHWSIGEKFKVLTYQALAD; encoded by the coding sequence ATGCTGCGATTTACTTTTCTTATCCTTATTGTGCTTATGGCCCTGCCGGCCCGGGCACAAGTGTTTGTTCAGGCCAAACCGGAAACGGTTGGTTTTTCAGCCGAACGACTTAAGCGGATTGATGCAATGGTGAACGACCTGGTTGCCAAACAAGGCATTCCAGGGGCAGTGGTGCTGCTGGTGCGCAACGGCAAAATTGTGTATCACCAGGCGTTTGGATATAGCGATACAGAAGCCAAAAAAGCGATGCAGAAAGACAACATCTTTCGCATTGCTTCACAGACCAAAGCCATTACCAGCCTGGCCGTAATGATGCTTTGGGAGGAGGGAAAGTTTTTGCTTGATGACCCCGTTTCGAAATACATTCCTGAATTTAAAAACCCCAAAGTGTTAAAAACATTCAATCCGGCCGACAGTAGTTTCGTATCGGAGCCAGCCAACAAAGAAATCACTATCCGGCAGTTGCTTACCCACACCTCGGGCATTGATTATGCAGCCATCGGCAGCAAAGAGTTTAAGGCCATTTATGCCAAAGCAGGTGTGCCAAGCGGCATCGGTAACGATAAAGAAGTGTTGGCTGACAAGATGAAAATTTTAGGTGGCCTTCCGTTAAAGCATGCGCCCGGAGAGCGGTTTACCTACGGATTAAACACCGATGTGCTGGGCTACCTGGTTGAAATCTGGTCGGGCATGCCGTTCGATGAATTTCTGCGAAAGCGCATTTTTGAGCCGCTGGGCATGAACGACACCTGGTTCTACCTGCCCGCTGAAAAACACGCCCGCCTGGTGCCGTTGTACAGCGGCCGCGATGGAAAACTTCAAAAAGCAACAACCAACATGTACGATAAAGTCAACCCTGACTACCCGAAACTGAAAGGGAGCTATTTTTCAGGAGGAGCCGGATTGTCATCAACCGTTGAAGACTATGCAAAATTTTTGCAGCTTTTTCTGAATTACGGTCAACTGAACGGAGTTCGGTTAATCAGCCGGAAAACCGTTGAGCTGATGCTGACCAACCAGGTTGCAGCCATCAACGCCTCACCGGTTGGTTTGGGTTTCGGTCTGGAAACAACTTCCAACGATCATTCTTCTGTTGTTTCGCTCGGAACATTTTCGTGGGCCGGAGCTTTTAATACCCATTACTGGGCTGACCCCAAGGAGAAACTGATCGGATTGATTTTCACCAATATTTATGAAACAGCACACTGGAGTATTGGCGAAAAGTTTAAAGTGCTTACCTATCAGGCCCTAGCTGATTAG
- a CDS encoding cation transporter — protein MTTETTNQKNQKLYSIALALAVFTIIYNLAEGIIATWFGYEDETLTLFGFGVDSFIEMISGIGIMHMVLRIRHHPTANRDSFERTALRITGTAFYLLAVGLVAGAAWVIYLGKKPETTFWGVIISIISIAVMLGLIYGKRYTGHRLKSEAILADANCTLVCVYMSIILLLSSGLYELTGLPYIDAAGTLGLAWFSYKEGKECFEKAASNKYCGCDHP, from the coding sequence TTGACAACTGAAACAACCAACCAAAAAAATCAAAAACTCTATTCCATTGCCCTGGCATTGGCAGTTTTTACCATTATCTACAACCTGGCCGAAGGAATTATTGCCACCTGGTTCGGCTATGAAGATGAAACGCTTACGCTCTTCGGCTTTGGGGTTGATAGTTTCATTGAAATGATTTCCGGCATCGGCATTATGCATATGGTGCTGCGCATCCGGCACCATCCAACAGCTAACCGTGATTCATTTGAACGCACCGCGTTGCGCATAACCGGAACAGCCTTCTACCTGCTGGCTGTTGGCCTGGTAGCAGGAGCGGCATGGGTAATTTACCTCGGCAAAAAACCGGAAACCACATTTTGGGGTGTTATTATTTCAATCATCAGTATTGCGGTTATGCTCGGCCTGATATACGGCAAACGGTACACCGGCCACCGGCTGAAGTCGGAAGCCATTTTAGCCGATGCAAACTGTACACTGGTTTGTGTTTATATGTCGATAATTCTACTCTTATCGAGCGGCCTGTATGAACTCACCGGCCTGCCGTACATTGATGCAGCCGGTACCCTGGGACTGGCATGGTTTTCCTACAAAGAAGGAAAAGAGTGCTTTGAAAAAGCAGCCAGCAATAAGTACTGCGGTTGTGATCACCCGTAG
- a CDS encoding ABC transporter permease subunit — protein sequence MLHLLKIDLKKLLNYRTFWIICGLYFFTLLMATASGMEFLKWLARTVEGFGQSININRIPLYHFPDVWQNLAWSSGLLKIMIAIMVVISITNEYSYRTIRQNIIDGLSRKDFLISKILTNLVLAALSMMLVFLVALVTGLIYSPSYNIDYMFRGIEFFPAYFLEVFAFLSFALMLGVFVQRSGLSIILLLNSYLIELIIKENLDNYFPEAIRFFPLESIMNLVPLPFARYAFQEIQDYVSLSAVAIALVWTFLFNYFSYLKLNKADI from the coding sequence ATGCTGCACCTGCTTAAGATAGATCTTAAAAAACTGCTCAATTACAGAACCTTCTGGATTATCTGCGGCTTGTACTTTTTCACGTTGCTCATGGCCACGGCCAGCGGTATGGAGTTTTTAAAATGGCTTGCCCGCACGGTTGAAGGATTCGGGCAATCGATTAATATTAACCGCATTCCGTTGTATCATTTTCCGGATGTTTGGCAAAACCTGGCCTGGAGCAGCGGGCTGCTGAAGATAATGATTGCTATCATGGTGGTCATCTCCATCACCAATGAATATTCGTACCGCACCATCCGGCAAAACATTATTGACGGACTGAGCAGGAAGGATTTTTTGATTTCAAAGATTTTAACGAATCTGGTGTTGGCTGCACTCAGCATGATGCTCGTTTTTCTGGTGGCACTGGTTACCGGCCTTATTTACTCGCCATCCTACAATATCGACTACATGTTTCGGGGGATTGAATTTTTTCCGGCTTACTTCCTCGAGGTTTTTGCCTTTCTTTCGTTTGCACTTATGCTTGGTGTTTTTGTGCAGCGATCAGGTCTGAGCATTATTTTATTACTGAATTCTTACCTGATTGAACTCATCATAAAAGAAAACCTGGACAACTATTTTCCGGAGGCCATCCGTTTTTTTCCGCTCGAATCCATCATGAACCTGGTGCCATTGCCCTTTGCACGGTACGCCTTCCAGGAGATACAGGATTATGTAAGCCTTTCGGCTGTAGCCATTGCCCTGGTATGGACGTTTCTGTTTAACTATTTCAGCTACCTGAAGTTGAATAAAGCTGATATCTGA
- a CDS encoding ATP-binding cassette domain-containing protein: MATVLSIQNLSKHFGRIRAVNNLNLEVKSGQVFGMLGPNGSGKTTTLGMLMGVTNPTSGSFYWFGEEPTPQIRKRIGAVLEHPIFYPYLSGQKNLELNAMIKECAAENIPRVLDLVELTDRKDDKYKTYSLGMKQRLAIASALLNDPTVLILDEPTNGLDPMGIAEIRDIIRKIAAQGKTIILASHLLDEVQKVCTHFAVLKKGNMIYTGPVGEVGSGAEVVEVNADVETLNELLLDFSGTSSINRENGSYHVSLREGFTGKDLNRFLFEKGVVASHLVTKRKSLEKQFLEILSESN; this comes from the coding sequence TTGGCAACGGTTCTTTCCATCCAAAACCTGTCCAAACACTTTGGCCGGATCAGGGCCGTCAATAACCTGAATCTGGAAGTAAAATCCGGACAGGTATTTGGCATGCTTGGCCCGAACGGCAGTGGTAAAACCACTACGCTGGGTATGCTGATGGGCGTAACCAACCCCACTTCAGGAAGTTTTTACTGGTTTGGCGAGGAGCCCACACCTCAAATCCGGAAGCGAATCGGTGCGGTACTTGAGCATCCTATTTTCTACCCTTACCTGAGCGGACAGAAGAACCTGGAGCTAAACGCGATGATCAAGGAATGTGCTGCAGAAAATATTCCTCGTGTATTAGATCTGGTTGAGCTTACCGATCGGAAAGACGATAAGTATAAAACCTACTCTTTGGGTATGAAGCAGCGCCTGGCTATTGCGTCTGCATTGCTTAACGATCCAACCGTGTTGATTCTGGACGAACCGACTAACGGCCTTGATCCGATGGGTATCGCAGAAATCCGCGACATCATCCGCAAAATCGCTGCGCAGGGTAAAACTATCATCCTGGCCAGTCACCTGCTGGATGAAGTGCAAAAAGTGTGCACCCATTTTGCCGTATTAAAAAAGGGAAACATGATTTATACCGGACCGGTTGGCGAGGTTGGCAGCGGTGCCGAAGTGGTTGAAGTGAATGCTGACGTTGAAACCCTGAATGAACTGCTGCTCGACTTCTCCGGAACGTCATCCATCAATAGGGAAAACGGCAGTTACCATGTTTCGCTGCGGGAGGGGTTTACCGGCAAAGACCTTAACCGGTTTCTGTTTGAAAAAGGTGTTGTTGCGTCTCACCTGGTAACTAAACGAAAGAGCCTCGAGAAACAGTTTCTTGAAATTCTATCGGAATCAAATTGA
- a CDS encoding DUF4252 domain-containing protein encodes MKKLIYCCLLIVSFGATAQSKATENLQKKFNDSFSLFFYQNTLRMINQSENKEFDELIKDIEKMKFLMIDKKDAFKPTDYQRLKQDYAAETFEAVMTTRYQGRNLDVLLKEKSGKTQGMVVLVNDSANLYVLDIVGRIALDQVTTLYKAIDESADIGTKIKNFSERNAKRKDDDKENNH; translated from the coding sequence ATGAAAAAACTTATTTATTGCTGCCTCCTAATTGTTTCATTTGGTGCAACCGCCCAGAGCAAGGCCACCGAAAATCTGCAGAAAAAATTTAATGATTCATTTTCATTGTTCTTTTATCAAAATACGCTCCGCATGATCAATCAGTCTGAGAATAAGGAATTTGATGAATTAATTAAGGACATCGAGAAAATGAAGTTCCTGATGATTGACAAAAAAGATGCATTTAAACCAACCGATTATCAGCGCTTAAAGCAAGACTATGCAGCCGAAACCTTTGAAGCAGTAATGACCACCCGCTACCAGGGAAGGAACCTGGATGTTCTTCTAAAAGAAAAATCAGGCAAAACGCAGGGAATGGTTGTGCTCGTAAATGATTCGGCAAATTTGTACGTGTTGGATATTGTAGGCCGTATTGCGCTTGACCAGGTAACCACCCTGTATAAGGCTATTGACGAGAGTGCCGATATCGGCACTAAAATTAAAAACTTCTCTGAACGTAATGCAAAGCGCAAGGATGACGACAAAGAAAACAATCACTAA